Proteins co-encoded in one Neofelis nebulosa isolate mNeoNeb1 chromosome 2, mNeoNeb1.pri, whole genome shotgun sequence genomic window:
- the SERBP1 gene encoding SERPINE1 mRNA-binding protein 1 isoform X2, which produces MPGHLQEGFGCVVTNRFDQLFDDESDPFEVLKAAENKKKEAGGGGVGGPGAKSAAQAAAQTNSNAAGKQLRKESQKDRKNPLPPNVGVVDKKEETQPPVALKKEGIRRVGRRPDQQLQGEGKIIDRRPERRPPRERRFEKPLEEKGEGGEFSVDRPIIDRPIRGRGGLGRGRGGRGRGMGRGDGFDSRGKREFDRHSGSDRSGLKHEDKRGGSGSHNWGTVKDELTESPKYIQKPISYNCSDLDQSNVTEETPEGEEHPVADTENKENEVEEVKEEGPKEMTLDEWKAIQNKDRAKVEFNIRKPNEGADGQWKKGFVLHKSKSEEAHAEDSVMDHHFRKPANDITSQLEINFGDLGRPGRGGRGGRGGRGRGGRPNRGSRTDKSSASAPDVDDPEAFPALA; this is translated from the exons ATGCCTGGGCACTTACAGGAAGGCTTCGGCTGCGTGGTCACCAACCGATTCGACCAGTTATTTGACGACGAATCGGACCCCTTTGAGGTGTTGAAGGCAgcagagaacaagaaaaaagaagccGGCGGGGGCGGCGTTGGGGGCCCCGGGGCCAAGAGCGCAGCTCAGGCCGCAGCCCAGACCAACTCCAACGCGGCAGGCAAACAGCTGCGTAAAGAGTCCCAGAAAGACCGCAAGAACCCACTGCCCCCCAACGTCGGCGTGGTTGACAAGAAAGAGGAGACGCAGCCGCCCGTGGCGCTTAAGAAAGAAG GAATAAGACGTGTTGGAAGAAGACCTGATCAACAGCTGCAGGGTGAAGGGAAAATAATTGATAGGAGACCAGAAAGGCGACCACCTCGTGAACGGCGATTTGAAAAGCCACTTGAAGAAAAGGGTGAAGGAGGAGAATTTTCAGTTGATAG aCCGATTATTGATCGGCCTATCCGAGGCCGTGGTGGTCTTGGAAGAGGTCGAGGAGGCCGTGGACGTGGAATGGGCCGAGGAGATGGATTTGATTCTCGTGGCAAACGTGAATTTGATAGGCATAGTGGAAGTGATAGATC TGGCCTGAAGCACGAAGACAAACGTGGAGGTAGCGGCTCTCACAACTGGGGAACTGTCAAAGATGAATTAAC agaGTCCCCAAAATACATTCAGAAACCAATATCTTATAATTGCAGTGACTTGGATCAATCAAATGTGACTGAGGAAACACCTGAAGGTGAAGAACATCCAGTTGCAGACACTGAAAATAA GGAGAATGAAGTTGAAGAAGTAAAGGAAGAGGGTCCAAAAGAAATGACTTTGGATGAGTGGAAAGCTATTCAAAATAAGGACCGGGCAAAAGTAGAATTTAATATCCGAAAACCAAATGAAGGTGCTGATGGGCAGTGGAAGAAGGGATTTGTTCTTCATAAGTCAAAGAGTGAAGAG GCTCATGCTGAAGATTCGGTTATGGACCATCATTTCCGGAAGCCAGCAAATGATATAACGTCTCAGCTGGAGATCAATTTTGGAGACCTTGGCCGCCCAGGACGTGGTGGCAGGGGAGGGCGAGGTGGCCGTGGGCGTGGTGGACGTCCAAACCGTGGCAGCAGAACTGACAAG tcaaGTGCTTCTGCTCCTGATGTAGATGACCCTGAGGCATTCCCAGCTCTGGCTTAA
- the SERBP1 gene encoding SERPINE1 mRNA-binding protein 1 isoform X1, whose protein sequence is MPGHLQEGFGCVVTNRFDQLFDDESDPFEVLKAAENKKKEAGGGGVGGPGAKSAAQAAAQTNSNAAGKQLRKESQKDRKNPLPPNVGVVDKKEETQPPVALKKEGIRRVGRRPDQQLQGEGKIIDRRPERRPPRERRFEKPLEEKGEGGEFSVDRPIIDRPIRGRGGLGRGRGGRGRGMGRGDGFDSRGKREFDRHSGSDRSSFSHYSGLKHEDKRGGSGSHNWGTVKDELTESPKYIQKPISYNCSDLDQSNVTEETPEGEEHPVADTENKENEVEEVKEEGPKEMTLDEWKAIQNKDRAKVEFNIRKPNEGADGQWKKGFVLHKSKSEEAHAEDSVMDHHFRKPANDITSQLEINFGDLGRPGRGGRGGRGGRGRGGRPNRGSRTDKSSASAPDVDDPEAFPALA, encoded by the exons ATGCCTGGGCACTTACAGGAAGGCTTCGGCTGCGTGGTCACCAACCGATTCGACCAGTTATTTGACGACGAATCGGACCCCTTTGAGGTGTTGAAGGCAgcagagaacaagaaaaaagaagccGGCGGGGGCGGCGTTGGGGGCCCCGGGGCCAAGAGCGCAGCTCAGGCCGCAGCCCAGACCAACTCCAACGCGGCAGGCAAACAGCTGCGTAAAGAGTCCCAGAAAGACCGCAAGAACCCACTGCCCCCCAACGTCGGCGTGGTTGACAAGAAAGAGGAGACGCAGCCGCCCGTGGCGCTTAAGAAAGAAG GAATAAGACGTGTTGGAAGAAGACCTGATCAACAGCTGCAGGGTGAAGGGAAAATAATTGATAGGAGACCAGAAAGGCGACCACCTCGTGAACGGCGATTTGAAAAGCCACTTGAAGAAAAGGGTGAAGGAGGAGAATTTTCAGTTGATAG aCCGATTATTGATCGGCCTATCCGAGGCCGTGGTGGTCTTGGAAGAGGTCGAGGAGGCCGTGGACGTGGAATGGGCCGAGGAGATGGATTTGATTCTCGTGGCAAACGTGAATTTGATAGGCATAGTGGAAGTGATAGATC TTCTTTTTCACATTACAGTGGCCTGAAGCACGAAGACAAACGTGGAGGTAGCGGCTCTCACAACTGGGGAACTGTCAAAGATGAATTAAC agaGTCCCCAAAATACATTCAGAAACCAATATCTTATAATTGCAGTGACTTGGATCAATCAAATGTGACTGAGGAAACACCTGAAGGTGAAGAACATCCAGTTGCAGACACTGAAAATAA GGAGAATGAAGTTGAAGAAGTAAAGGAAGAGGGTCCAAAAGAAATGACTTTGGATGAGTGGAAAGCTATTCAAAATAAGGACCGGGCAAAAGTAGAATTTAATATCCGAAAACCAAATGAAGGTGCTGATGGGCAGTGGAAGAAGGGATTTGTTCTTCATAAGTCAAAGAGTGAAGAG GCTCATGCTGAAGATTCGGTTATGGACCATCATTTCCGGAAGCCAGCAAATGATATAACGTCTCAGCTGGAGATCAATTTTGGAGACCTTGGCCGCCCAGGACGTGGTGGCAGGGGAGGGCGAGGTGGCCGTGGGCGTGGTGGACGTCCAAACCGTGGCAGCAGAACTGACAAG tcaaGTGCTTCTGCTCCTGATGTAGATGACCCTGAGGCATTCCCAGCTCTGGCTTAA
- the SERBP1 gene encoding SERPINE1 mRNA-binding protein 1 isoform X4 — MPGHLQEGFGCVVTNRFDQLFDDESDPFEVLKAAENKKKEAGGGGVGGPGAKSAAQAAAQTNSNAAGKQLRKESQKDRKNPLPPNVGVVDKKEETQPPVALKKEGIRRVGRRPDQQLQGEGKIIDRRPERRPPRERRFEKPLEEKGEGGEFSVDRPIIDRPIRGRGGLGRGRGGRGRGMGRGDGFDSRGKREFDRHSGSDRSGLKHEDKRGGSGSHNWGTVKDELTDLDQSNVTEETPEGEEHPVADTENKENEVEEVKEEGPKEMTLDEWKAIQNKDRAKVEFNIRKPNEGADGQWKKGFVLHKSKSEEAHAEDSVMDHHFRKPANDITSQLEINFGDLGRPGRGGRGGRGGRGRGGRPNRGSRTDKSSASAPDVDDPEAFPALA, encoded by the exons ATGCCTGGGCACTTACAGGAAGGCTTCGGCTGCGTGGTCACCAACCGATTCGACCAGTTATTTGACGACGAATCGGACCCCTTTGAGGTGTTGAAGGCAgcagagaacaagaaaaaagaagccGGCGGGGGCGGCGTTGGGGGCCCCGGGGCCAAGAGCGCAGCTCAGGCCGCAGCCCAGACCAACTCCAACGCGGCAGGCAAACAGCTGCGTAAAGAGTCCCAGAAAGACCGCAAGAACCCACTGCCCCCCAACGTCGGCGTGGTTGACAAGAAAGAGGAGACGCAGCCGCCCGTGGCGCTTAAGAAAGAAG GAATAAGACGTGTTGGAAGAAGACCTGATCAACAGCTGCAGGGTGAAGGGAAAATAATTGATAGGAGACCAGAAAGGCGACCACCTCGTGAACGGCGATTTGAAAAGCCACTTGAAGAAAAGGGTGAAGGAGGAGAATTTTCAGTTGATAG aCCGATTATTGATCGGCCTATCCGAGGCCGTGGTGGTCTTGGAAGAGGTCGAGGAGGCCGTGGACGTGGAATGGGCCGAGGAGATGGATTTGATTCTCGTGGCAAACGTGAATTTGATAGGCATAGTGGAAGTGATAGATC TGGCCTGAAGCACGAAGACAAACGTGGAGGTAGCGGCTCTCACAACTGGGGAACTGTCAAAGATGAATTAAC TGACTTGGATCAATCAAATGTGACTGAGGAAACACCTGAAGGTGAAGAACATCCAGTTGCAGACACTGAAAATAA GGAGAATGAAGTTGAAGAAGTAAAGGAAGAGGGTCCAAAAGAAATGACTTTGGATGAGTGGAAAGCTATTCAAAATAAGGACCGGGCAAAAGTAGAATTTAATATCCGAAAACCAAATGAAGGTGCTGATGGGCAGTGGAAGAAGGGATTTGTTCTTCATAAGTCAAAGAGTGAAGAG GCTCATGCTGAAGATTCGGTTATGGACCATCATTTCCGGAAGCCAGCAAATGATATAACGTCTCAGCTGGAGATCAATTTTGGAGACCTTGGCCGCCCAGGACGTGGTGGCAGGGGAGGGCGAGGTGGCCGTGGGCGTGGTGGACGTCCAAACCGTGGCAGCAGAACTGACAAG tcaaGTGCTTCTGCTCCTGATGTAGATGACCCTGAGGCATTCCCAGCTCTGGCTTAA
- the SERBP1 gene encoding SERPINE1 mRNA-binding protein 1 isoform X3 translates to MPGHLQEGFGCVVTNRFDQLFDDESDPFEVLKAAENKKKEAGGGGVGGPGAKSAAQAAAQTNSNAAGKQLRKESQKDRKNPLPPNVGVVDKKEETQPPVALKKEGIRRVGRRPDQQLQGEGKIIDRRPERRPPRERRFEKPLEEKGEGGEFSVDRPIIDRPIRGRGGLGRGRGGRGRGMGRGDGFDSRGKREFDRHSGSDRSSFSHYSGLKHEDKRGGSGSHNWGTVKDELTDLDQSNVTEETPEGEEHPVADTENKENEVEEVKEEGPKEMTLDEWKAIQNKDRAKVEFNIRKPNEGADGQWKKGFVLHKSKSEEAHAEDSVMDHHFRKPANDITSQLEINFGDLGRPGRGGRGGRGGRGRGGRPNRGSRTDKSSASAPDVDDPEAFPALA, encoded by the exons ATGCCTGGGCACTTACAGGAAGGCTTCGGCTGCGTGGTCACCAACCGATTCGACCAGTTATTTGACGACGAATCGGACCCCTTTGAGGTGTTGAAGGCAgcagagaacaagaaaaaagaagccGGCGGGGGCGGCGTTGGGGGCCCCGGGGCCAAGAGCGCAGCTCAGGCCGCAGCCCAGACCAACTCCAACGCGGCAGGCAAACAGCTGCGTAAAGAGTCCCAGAAAGACCGCAAGAACCCACTGCCCCCCAACGTCGGCGTGGTTGACAAGAAAGAGGAGACGCAGCCGCCCGTGGCGCTTAAGAAAGAAG GAATAAGACGTGTTGGAAGAAGACCTGATCAACAGCTGCAGGGTGAAGGGAAAATAATTGATAGGAGACCAGAAAGGCGACCACCTCGTGAACGGCGATTTGAAAAGCCACTTGAAGAAAAGGGTGAAGGAGGAGAATTTTCAGTTGATAG aCCGATTATTGATCGGCCTATCCGAGGCCGTGGTGGTCTTGGAAGAGGTCGAGGAGGCCGTGGACGTGGAATGGGCCGAGGAGATGGATTTGATTCTCGTGGCAAACGTGAATTTGATAGGCATAGTGGAAGTGATAGATC TTCTTTTTCACATTACAGTGGCCTGAAGCACGAAGACAAACGTGGAGGTAGCGGCTCTCACAACTGGGGAACTGTCAAAGATGAATTAAC TGACTTGGATCAATCAAATGTGACTGAGGAAACACCTGAAGGTGAAGAACATCCAGTTGCAGACACTGAAAATAA GGAGAATGAAGTTGAAGAAGTAAAGGAAGAGGGTCCAAAAGAAATGACTTTGGATGAGTGGAAAGCTATTCAAAATAAGGACCGGGCAAAAGTAGAATTTAATATCCGAAAACCAAATGAAGGTGCTGATGGGCAGTGGAAGAAGGGATTTGTTCTTCATAAGTCAAAGAGTGAAGAG GCTCATGCTGAAGATTCGGTTATGGACCATCATTTCCGGAAGCCAGCAAATGATATAACGTCTCAGCTGGAGATCAATTTTGGAGACCTTGGCCGCCCAGGACGTGGTGGCAGGGGAGGGCGAGGTGGCCGTGGGCGTGGTGGACGTCCAAACCGTGGCAGCAGAACTGACAAG tcaaGTGCTTCTGCTCCTGATGTAGATGACCCTGAGGCATTCCCAGCTCTGGCTTAA